A window of Sphingomonas adhaesiva contains these coding sequences:
- the map gene encoding type I methionyl aminopeptidase, with translation MVKTPHELALMRVSGRLLASVFEMLDRTTLSGMSTLAVNDLVERYITDDLAARPASKGQYDFPFVLNCSINQVVCHGVPDAAEIIRDGDIVNLDITLEKGGFIADSSKTYIVGEVPPATRRLVKVAQDVMWKGIAAVRPGARLGDVGAAIERHAKKNGYSVVREFCGHGIGREMHEEPEVLNFGRPGTGVVLREGMVFTVEPMVNQGTRRTVTRDDGWTVETADGKLSAQFEHTVAVTATGVEVLTLRAGERVTR, from the coding sequence CGAACTGGCGCTGATGCGCGTCTCCGGCCGGCTGCTGGCGTCCGTGTTCGAGATGCTGGACCGCACCACGCTGTCCGGCATGTCGACGCTGGCGGTCAACGATCTGGTCGAGCGGTACATCACCGACGATCTGGCCGCGCGTCCCGCCAGCAAGGGGCAATATGATTTCCCCTTCGTCCTGAACTGTTCGATCAATCAGGTCGTGTGCCACGGCGTGCCGGATGCGGCGGAGATCATCCGCGACGGCGACATCGTCAACCTGGATATCACGCTGGAAAAGGGCGGCTTCATCGCCGATTCCAGCAAGACCTATATCGTCGGCGAGGTGCCGCCCGCCACGCGCCGGCTGGTGAAGGTGGCACAGGACGTCATGTGGAAGGGCATTGCCGCGGTGCGCCCCGGCGCGCGGCTGGGTGATGTGGGCGCGGCGATCGAGCGGCATGCGAAGAAGAACGGCTATTCGGTGGTGCGCGAGTTCTGCGGTCACGGCATCGGGCGCGAGATGCACGAGGAGCCGGAGGTGCTCAACTTCGGGCGGCCGGGCACGGGTGTCGTGCTGCGCGAGGGCATGGTGTTCACGGTCGAGCCGATGGTGAACCAGGGGACGCGGCGCACGGTGACGCGCGACGACGGCTGGACGGTCGAGACCGCGGACGGGAAGCTGTCGGCGCAGTTCGAGCATACCGTCGCGGTGACCGCGACCGGGGTGGAGGTACTGACGCTGCGCGCGGGGGAGCGGGTGACAAGGTAG